In one window of Kosmotoga pacifica DNA:
- a CDS encoding proton-conducting transporter membrane subunit, producing the protein MIVNISLIPLFLGGLSLILNRHKRITIGLTFVSMLLSVLILVLNLGKNFETVIGDWGALGISIGYDEIALPFLLAVVVVLFAVFMNSLHKNYDGFFYALITLLLGSLNAVFITRDLFNVYVSFELASIIGFILIAYGRKGRQIWATLKYMLISALGFNFYLIGIGLVYMRSGTFSFSAMDNMDKLPAMLIFVGLSVKSGLFLLSMWLPDAHANAVTEISPILSGLMVKIEDYLVIRFLQYGSFEWLRGVYLIVGSISAVAGVIFAMNARKAKDILAYHTFSQIGFIIAASNIAAAWHAFSHAVFKGLLFMTAGNIYERLGTQKVEEWNEKISRKEYIPLLVGSAAIIGAPLTSGFVTKNEIMDSIIGPAKYLLVIASVGTVISFAKFVFVRTSKEKVKLSWNSQLASMIMIFTIFAHGILGFDSHHVLDALVMITAGIPLYFVLKRFFKPLPKTFERLDNALLIYLVFFAVMVTFII; encoded by the coding sequence ATGATTGTTAACATAAGCTTGATCCCGCTTTTTCTGGGTGGCTTGTCGTTAATACTTAACCGTCATAAGCGAATTACCATAGGTTTGACATTCGTATCGATGCTACTTTCAGTATTAATATTGGTTCTTAATCTCGGGAAAAATTTCGAGACGGTGATAGGAGATTGGGGAGCATTGGGCATATCCATAGGGTACGATGAGATTGCCTTACCTTTCCTTTTGGCCGTGGTAGTAGTTCTTTTTGCGGTGTTTATGAATTCTCTTCACAAGAACTACGATGGTTTTTTTTATGCCCTTATAACTCTACTTCTAGGCTCATTGAATGCTGTTTTCATAACGCGGGATTTGTTCAATGTTTATGTTTCTTTTGAACTTGCGTCGATAATTGGATTTATATTGATAGCTTATGGTAGAAAAGGCAGACAAATTTGGGCTACGTTGAAATATATGCTAATTTCAGCTCTTGGGTTCAATTTCTATCTCATCGGAATAGGACTCGTTTATATGCGGAGCGGTACCTTTTCTTTTTCCGCTATGGATAATATGGATAAGCTACCAGCTATGCTTATATTCGTTGGTCTTTCCGTTAAATCAGGTTTGTTTTTGCTTTCGATGTGGCTCCCAGATGCGCATGCTAACGCTGTAACTGAGATCTCTCCGATACTTTCCGGGTTAATGGTTAAAATAGAGGATTATCTCGTAATACGTTTTCTTCAATACGGTTCTTTTGAATGGCTCAGAGGAGTTTATCTCATAGTGGGTTCCATCAGTGCCGTAGCAGGTGTGATTTTTGCGATGAATGCTAGAAAAGCAAAAGATATTTTAGCCTATCACACTTTTTCACAGATTGGATTTATAATTGCTGCAAGTAACATTGCCGCAGCATGGCACGCTTTTAGCCATGCTGTTTTTAAGGGACTTCTTTTTATGACGGCAGGGAACATTTATGAGAGACTTGGAACTCAAAAGGTTGAAGAGTGGAACGAGAAGATAAGCCGGAAGGAATATATTCCCCTCCTTGTCGGATCAGCTGCCATAATCGGAGCGCCTTTGACGTCTGGCTTCGTTACAAAGAATGAAATTATGGATTCCATCATTGGGCCAGCTAAATATCTTCTGGTCATTGCTTCTGTTGGAACGGTAATTAGTTTCGCTAAGTTCGTTTTTGTGCGTACTTCTAAAGAGAAGGTCAAATTATCCTGGAATAGCCAACTCGCTTCCATGATAATGATTTTCACGATCTTTGCTCATGGAATACTCGGCTTTGATTCACATCATGTTCTGGATGCCTTGGTGATGATCACGGCTGGGATTCCACTATATTTTGTACTGAAAAGGTTCTTCAAGCCCCTACCCAAAACTTTCGAAAGACTCGATAACGCTCTGTTGATTTACCTCGTGTTCTTCGCTGTGATGGTAACATTTATCATTTAG
- a CDS encoding sodium:proton antiporter encodes MISEAAVYASLIGVFLGTLGMLLTPNMIKKILALGIVETSVTLFYTAISSMSGTRAPIISSLPMEELQFADPIPQAVIITSIVIGFTILSLLLVFTIMLHNRYHTVDVILIEKILEGEEE; translated from the coding sequence ATGATAAGTGAAGCAGCTGTATATGCCTCGTTGATCGGGGTCTTTCTCGGAACATTAGGCATGCTTTTGACACCTAACATGATAAAAAAAATACTGGCACTTGGTATTGTAGAAACTTCGGTCACGCTTTTCTATACAGCAATATCTTCAATGAGTGGTACCAGAGCCCCGATAATTTCCTCTTTGCCCATGGAAGAGCTCCAGTTTGCAGACCCTATACCTCAGGCGGTAATAATAACCAGCATAGTTATAGGTTTTACAATTTTAAGCTTATTGCTTGTTTTCACTATAATGCTTCACAATAGATATCACACGGTTGATGTAATTCTGATAGAAAAGATCCTAGAAGGAGAGGAAGAATGA
- a CDS encoding MnhB domain-containing protein: MNPKKLAAIVLVVYIFALLIFQIDFLIAGAVEMVEGKIETLVEKVRIPNAVTTVYLQSRVYDTLFEVIVFSVAVVGVTSMLKSEPRSEISEQTVFGTAEVYSSGIVAISITVFLYVVLNGHLSPGGGFAGGVILASSIILYGVSSNFIKALSHYENMRVKIVENLALIIILSIMTMCVTFPDFVLSINENQSYGSILSGGVIPLVNLLIGIKVYAGSWKMASEFVVRRGTL; this comes from the coding sequence ATGAATCCAAAAAAACTTGCCGCAATTGTCCTTGTTGTATATATTTTTGCTTTACTTATTTTCCAGATTGATTTCTTAATCGCTGGAGCCGTTGAGATGGTCGAAGGAAAAATTGAAACCCTTGTGGAAAAGGTAAGAATTCCAAATGCAGTTACCACTGTTTATCTTCAATCTAGAGTTTACGATACACTCTTTGAAGTGATCGTCTTTTCAGTTGCTGTTGTTGGTGTCACAAGTATGCTGAAGTCAGAACCCAGGAGCGAAATATCCGAACAAACGGTTTTTGGGACGGCTGAAGTGTATAGCTCTGGAATCGTTGCTATTTCTATTACCGTTTTCCTTTATGTGGTTCTTAATGGTCATCTTTCACCCGGTGGAGGCTTTGCCGGCGGAGTAATACTTGCCAGTAGCATCATTCTCTACGGAGTTTCATCAAATTTTATAAAGGCGTTATCGCACTATGAGAATATGCGTGTGAAGATCGTAGAAAATCTTGCGCTAATAATTATCCTATCGATCATGACGATGTGCGTTACTTTTCCTGACTTTGTTCTTTCTATAAATGAAAATCAGAGTTACGGCAGTATTCTGAGTGGCGGAGTGATTCCGCTGGTAAATCTTTTAATAGGCATCAAAGTCTATGCAGGTTCGTGGAAGATGGCAAGTGAGTTCGTTGTCAGAAGGGGGACGTTATGA
- a CDS encoding hydrogenase subunit MbhD domain-containing protein — protein MLFAVVAFSCLYLLAALAIISVKTNFKAVIWYGILGFFSSIVMLLLGAPDVALTQFTVGVTLVILVYIMAIRKQRRVRIGYISTPHMIYKRNEELNGLEWEIISRIQGLEGYHIEPFEFENIQKALEALKTGAVDIVCGGLTNESVEDLQFFVKIPYLETILFKIGDKEVDYLHLKSLRKTEEKIEAIPTRKTHYIFLLAEAAEDLKNFIISDLDELEASGELKKIVERYL, from the coding sequence ATGCTCTTTGCGGTGGTTGCTTTCTCATGCCTTTACCTTTTGGCTGCACTAGCTATTATAAGCGTGAAAACGAATTTTAAAGCTGTTATATGGTATGGAATTCTTGGTTTTTTTTCTTCCATAGTAATGCTTTTGCTCGGGGCTCCTGATGTTGCGTTGACTCAATTTACTGTCGGTGTAACCCTTGTTATTCTCGTTTACATCATGGCAATTCGAAAACAACGAAGGGTAAGAATCGGATACATTTCCACGCCACATATGATCTATAAGCGGAATGAGGAACTCAACGGGCTGGAATGGGAAATTATTTCCAGAATACAGGGACTCGAAGGATACCACATAGAACCTTTTGAGTTTGAAAATATCCAAAAAGCTCTCGAAGCCCTGAAAACAGGAGCGGTTGATATCGTTTGTGGCGGTTTGACAAATGAAAGCGTTGAGGATTTACAATTCTTCGTGAAAATCCCCTATCTCGAAACCATCCTTTTCAAAATTGGGGACAAGGAAGTCGACTATCTTCATCTCAAATCTCTGAGAAAAACTGAAGAAAAGATCGAGGCAATTCCTACGCGCAAGACACACTATATTTTCCTATTGGCTGAGGCTGCTGAGGATTTGAAGAACTTTATAATATCTGATTTAGATGAACTTGAGGCATCCGGAGAACTCAAAAAAATAGTGGAGAGATATCTATGA
- a CDS encoding monovalent cation/H(+) antiporter subunit G — MRVFAFFFFFSGCFLVLIGTLRAVSAHGIVQALHFLGASDTVGLSLLALSAFFFGLVSLLEMLVLMGILVVSGPVVSHVIARAFLSSRRR; from the coding sequence ATGAGAGTATTTGCATTTTTCTTTTTCTTTAGTGGATGTTTCCTTGTTTTGATTGGTACTTTGAGAGCCGTGTCTGCTCATGGTATAGTTCAAGCATTGCATTTTCTCGGGGCTTCCGACACTGTTGGGTTGAGTTTATTGGCACTTTCAGCCTTCTTTTTTGGACTCGTGTCGTTACTCGAAATGTTGGTATTGATGGGAATACTCGTTGTTTCTGGTCCGGTGGTTTCTCATGTTATCGCCAGGGCTTTTTTGAGTTCCCGGAGGAGATAA
- a CDS encoding radical SAM protein, with translation MTYPTYLAALENGQIDELIMKLDHQVENCQLCPRKCMVNRKRKVGVCGQRNNARIAASVLHFGEEPPLVGKGGAGAVFFSGCSMKCVYCQNFGFSQLNNGKELNDIELGELFLKIQEQGGETLDLVTPTPHLPSIIRALKYAAERGFKLPLIYNTSGYEKVEILKMLEGIVDVYLADIRYTSDSIGMKYSKIPDYWTVTKRAIKEMYRQVGPFRYIDGVKRGLIVRHLVLPENLSGTEEMFEFLTFEVSLSVPISLMSQYRPVYKAMEYPEIARRISVQEYEKALELMEHYGFDGWMQHFNDDEVYRVKPLRRKI, from the coding sequence ATGACATACCCGACTTATCTCGCTGCCCTTGAAAATGGACAAATCGATGAACTCATAATGAAACTCGATCATCAGGTTGAAAATTGCCAGCTTTGTCCAAGAAAATGTATGGTAAACAGGAAGCGAAAAGTTGGTGTCTGCGGCCAACGTAATAACGCAAGAATTGCAGCCAGCGTTCTGCACTTTGGTGAAGAACCACCGCTAGTTGGAAAGGGAGGAGCCGGTGCAGTCTTTTTCAGCGGTTGCTCAATGAAGTGTGTGTACTGTCAGAATTTTGGTTTCAGCCAACTCAATAATGGTAAGGAGCTCAACGATATAGAGCTTGGAGAACTATTCCTGAAAATTCAGGAACAGGGTGGTGAAACTCTCGACCTTGTGACACCAACACCTCATCTCCCTTCAATAATCAGAGCGCTTAAATATGCTGCGGAACGAGGGTTTAAACTTCCTCTTATATACAATACTAGTGGCTATGAGAAGGTCGAGATTTTAAAGATGCTAGAAGGCATCGTCGATGTTTACCTTGCCGATATTCGTTACACATCCGATTCAATAGGAATGAAATACTCAAAGATACCTGATTATTGGACAGTTACAAAAAGAGCAATAAAAGAGATGTACAGGCAAGTTGGACCCTTTAGATATATAGATGGAGTGAAACGAGGACTGATAGTGAGGCATCTGGTTCTGCCTGAAAATCTCTCAGGTACAGAAGAGATGTTTGAGTTCCTAACTTTTGAGGTATCCTTATCTGTACCGATATCACTGATGTCCCAATACAGACCAGTCTACAAAGCAATGGAATACCCGGAAATCGCTAGAAGAATATCCGTGCAAGAATACGAAAAAGCCCTTGAGCTGATGGAGCACTATGGATTCGATGGCTGGATGCAGCATTTTAATGATGATGAAGTCTACCGGGTTAAACCCTTAAGGAGGAAAATATGA
- the murA gene encoding UDP-N-acetylglucosamine 1-carboxyvinyltransferase produces MSQIIVSGGKRLQGSVKISGSKNAALPILAATVLIDESVTIKNVPELRDVNTMLSILQRIGKKVSFEHGVVRIEPGDIIVGTVPYDLVGKMRASFNLFGPLVMACGWAKVGKPGGCNIGQRPVDYHIEGLKQLGIKITEEHGDVHGEIPDMFKSHIEYTLPFRSVGATEQLMTTAALMKGSKIVIKNAAKEPEIVDLQNFLNKAGARISGAGTDTIRIEGVEKLKGTEYRVIPDRIEAGTYLLAGVITRGTVIVEDVVPDHLTALLNALNMMGVKVEIGKNSVKVEASGKLKPVHVSAEPYPGFPTDLQPILTAVLTTVEGESVIEELVFENRFGYVDEINRMGAQIKVKDRRAYIKGIDKLSGTDINAPDIRAAAALVIAGMAADGETTVHNAGHIFRGYEKLREKFMALGAYLRVYPDEE; encoded by the coding sequence TTGAGTCAAATAATTGTTTCTGGTGGAAAGAGGCTTCAGGGAAGTGTGAAAATAAGCGGATCAAAAAACGCTGCACTGCCAATACTTGCGGCAACTGTTTTAATTGACGAATCCGTAACGATAAAGAATGTTCCGGAACTCCGTGATGTTAATACCATGCTTTCAATCCTTCAGAGGATCGGGAAAAAAGTGTCTTTTGAGCATGGTGTGGTTCGTATAGAACCAGGAGATATTATTGTTGGGACTGTACCATATGATCTCGTGGGGAAGATGAGAGCTTCTTTCAATCTTTTCGGTCCTCTTGTTATGGCCTGCGGTTGGGCAAAAGTCGGTAAGCCTGGCGGATGCAACATCGGCCAGCGACCCGTGGATTATCATATAGAGGGGTTGAAACAGCTTGGCATAAAAATAACCGAAGAACACGGAGACGTCCACGGTGAAATACCAGATATGTTCAAAAGTCACATTGAATACACGCTCCCCTTTAGAAGTGTCGGAGCAACGGAACAATTGATGACAACAGCTGCGCTCATGAAAGGTTCGAAGATCGTAATAAAGAACGCTGCTAAGGAACCAGAAATCGTCGATCTGCAGAACTTTCTGAATAAAGCTGGAGCCAGAATCTCGGGTGCTGGAACCGACACAATACGCATCGAAGGGGTTGAAAAACTCAAAGGCACAGAATACCGGGTGATCCCCGACAGGATAGAAGCGGGGACATATCTTCTGGCAGGTGTTATAACTCGGGGCACTGTTATCGTTGAAGATGTGGTACCAGATCATCTCACAGCACTCTTGAATGCTCTCAATATGATGGGAGTGAAGGTCGAAATTGGGAAGAATTCGGTTAAGGTTGAAGCTTCAGGGAAATTAAAACCCGTTCATGTCAGTGCGGAACCTTATCCTGGCTTTCCCACAGATTTACAGCCTATACTCACCGCGGTTTTAACAACTGTAGAAGGTGAATCGGTCATCGAGGAGCTTGTGTTCGAAAATAGGTTCGGGTACGTCGATGAAATAAATAGGATGGGTGCACAAATTAAAGTCAAAGATAGAAGAGCTTACATAAAAGGCATAGATAAATTAAGTGGGACGGACATAAATGCTCCAGATATCAGGGCTGCTGCTGCTCTAGTTATCGCAGGCATGGCTGCAGATGGGGAAACAACAGTTCATAATGCAGGCCACATTTTCAGGGGTTATGAAAAGCTCAGGGAAAAATTCATGGCCCTTGGTGCGTATTTGAGGGTCTACCCGGATGAGGAGTGA
- a CDS encoding DUF4910 domain-containing protein, producing MFINGKSVKSLIELISGYTRSRGSASYRELLEKLIAHLVASGVPSDSIYVKEYACDGKTRYGNFTSTMIWEPVSAELWISKPKEMFITSLRNSPNALLFGSAPTGGRVELPLVEYEGPGDYSGKAVLAKEHPMKLFKETVVKSGAKAIIVSYMRGKCPEIGREPESNPNVVNYLSIPSTQKDFEYGAFGFSVSEKKYNLLKEHIKGGNAWITAEVDVKVSKGSLQVLEIDLTRGSHMSYALITAHLCHPYPGANDNASGAALAVEIAKIVALSEGFPPIKIVLLPEFYGSAPYVLELKKNHELPSLSINLDMVGEDQTKTGSSMLLTETPPVLPKRFDFIIEYFLLKNIRRCDGIPVKKYYRIPYSAGSDHSVFSAMGISSPFLGHLPDRFYHTDADNLDKVDCGELEWIGNSVLESLQNISSPRLEVDLYVKSKAISEFVFYCEKMKEKPGSKELFKVFLQSYEAVKYGFSSLYSENAFISSVTPLLPKFEGSIGFDWLSDLPEGILKPLKQNVTSLAELITVVANIIGSRESAELFASIYYDLPQDKVSEFVQFLIDKGYFVEGEF from the coding sequence ATGTTCATAAATGGAAAGAGTGTAAAAAGCCTTATAGAACTAATCAGTGGCTATACACGTTCGCGGGGCAGTGCTTCTTACCGCGAATTATTGGAAAAGTTGATCGCTCATCTTGTAGCTTCAGGAGTCCCATCTGATTCGATTTATGTAAAGGAATACGCCTGTGATGGCAAAACACGATATGGAAACTTCACTTCAACAATGATTTGGGAGCCTGTAAGTGCTGAACTCTGGATATCCAAGCCAAAAGAAATGTTCATCACTTCCCTTAGGAACTCCCCCAATGCCCTGCTTTTTGGAAGTGCTCCGACTGGTGGTAGGGTCGAATTACCACTTGTTGAGTATGAAGGCCCCGGTGATTACTCAGGTAAGGCAGTTCTCGCGAAAGAACATCCTATGAAGCTTTTCAAGGAAACAGTCGTTAAAAGCGGTGCGAAAGCCATCATTGTTAGTTATATGCGAGGCAAATGCCCAGAGATTGGAAGGGAACCTGAAAGTAATCCCAACGTTGTGAACTACTTAAGCATCCCTAGCACACAGAAGGATTTTGAATATGGTGCTTTTGGCTTTTCGGTTTCGGAGAAGAAGTACAATTTGTTAAAGGAACACATTAAAGGGGGGAATGCCTGGATAACAGCAGAGGTCGATGTAAAGGTTTCAAAAGGATCGCTTCAAGTTCTGGAAATCGATTTAACCCGCGGCAGCCACATGTCTTACGCTTTGATTACCGCTCATCTATGTCATCCGTATCCTGGGGCGAATGACAACGCCAGTGGAGCCGCACTTGCAGTAGAAATCGCAAAGATAGTGGCACTATCAGAAGGATTTCCGCCGATAAAGATTGTACTCCTTCCAGAATTTTATGGTAGCGCACCATATGTGCTTGAACTGAAGAAGAACCATGAGCTCCCATCTTTATCTATAAATCTCGATATGGTCGGGGAAGATCAAACTAAAACGGGAAGTTCGATGCTTTTAACAGAAACACCCCCTGTATTGCCGAAGAGATTTGATTTCATAATCGAATATTTCTTACTAAAAAACATTCGGCGCTGCGATGGAATCCCAGTTAAGAAGTATTATCGAATCCCATACAGTGCAGGGTCAGATCACAGCGTATTTAGTGCGATGGGAATCAGCTCGCCGTTTTTAGGCCACTTGCCCGATCGCTTTTATCACACTGATGCCGATAACCTTGATAAAGTGGATTGCGGAGAGCTGGAATGGATTGGTAATTCAGTTCTAGAAAGCCTTCAAAATATATCTTCACCCAGGTTAGAGGTGGATTTGTACGTAAAATCTAAAGCCATATCGGAGTTTGTCTTTTACTGTGAAAAAATGAAGGAGAAACCGGGGAGCAAGGAACTTTTCAAGGTATTCCTCCAATCTTATGAAGCTGTGAAGTATGGATTTAGTTCTCTGTATAGTGAAAACGCATTTATCTCTTCTGTCACCCCGCTACTACCGAAGTTTGAAGGTTCAATAGGTTTTGACTGGCTCAGCGATTTGCCAGAAGGGATCTTAAAACCTCTAAAGCAGAATGTTACATCATTGGCCGAACTGATTACTGTGGTAGCAAATATAATTGGAAGCAGGGAATCGGCAGAATTGTTCGCTTCCATTTATTATGATCTTCCCCAGGATAAAGTATCTGAATTTGTACAGTTTTTAATCGATAAAGGCTATTTTGTGGAGGGAGAGTTTTGA
- a CDS encoding FAD-dependent monooxygenase, whose protein sequence is MKWKKYDVVVVGAGPSGCAASKILKNSGAKVLLLDKYGFKKNKGCGGGITPKALKLIKQIFPEIELKANSVNCLEIRYVHKGLNKEVCRFSFSSPVFHVVSRSEFDMKLLEAVINNGVKFSRERVRSLKEHEDAIVVETDNSCYLADYAIVSAGIFGSSLLSREFSQKYSLIVHRKAKKTSEEAALTFFENGYAWYFPGFEHASMGAGVYIEGKESFMLSKNNLMLASYMDEDLKITPIPSFSLEFLYEVNRFMEGCLVVGDSAGFVDSWTGEGISYALYTGAIAARTILKYRKTRLNERFLNNTRPIMENLVMALGLRNSFIRNFPDKVELIRDKRFARLLFSYLSSFSKNLFRLVLKSYLVPRSKVQIV, encoded by the coding sequence TTGAAGTGGAAAAAATATGATGTCGTTGTAGTTGGAGCGGGACCTTCCGGCTGTGCGGCGTCGAAGATCTTAAAAAATAGTGGGGCCAAAGTGTTACTTCTAGACAAGTATGGCTTTAAAAAGAACAAAGGCTGTGGTGGAGGAATAACACCAAAGGCTTTAAAGCTAATAAAACAAATTTTTCCCGAGATTGAGTTGAAAGCAAATTCCGTGAACTGTCTTGAAATTCGCTACGTTCACAAAGGCTTGAATAAAGAAGTTTGCAGGTTTTCATTCAGTTCACCGGTGTTTCATGTGGTTTCCCGATCAGAGTTCGATATGAAACTGTTGGAAGCAGTTATAAATAATGGCGTGAAATTCAGTCGTGAAAGGGTTCGTTCGTTAAAAGAACATGAGGATGCTATTGTGGTTGAAACTGATAATAGTTGCTATCTGGCGGATTATGCAATTGTTTCGGCTGGAATTTTTGGTTCATCGCTCCTCTCCCGAGAATTCAGTCAGAAATACTCTCTTATAGTTCACCGTAAGGCCAAAAAAACTTCTGAGGAGGCGGCGTTGACTTTCTTTGAAAACGGTTATGCATGGTATTTTCCAGGTTTTGAGCACGCATCAATGGGAGCGGGTGTGTATATCGAGGGGAAAGAATCTTTTATGTTGTCGAAGAATAACTTGATGTTGGCATCATACATGGATGAGGATCTGAAAATTACACCGATCCCCTCCTTCTCTCTGGAATTTCTCTATGAGGTTAATAGATTCATGGAAGGTTGCCTTGTTGTTGGTGATAGTGCCGGATTCGTTGATAGTTGGACGGGTGAGGGTATTAGCTACGCTCTGTATACCGGAGCTATAGCAGCCAGGACCATCCTGAAATATAGGAAAACACGACTTAATGAGAGATTTCTCAACAACACACGTCCAATAATGGAAAATCTCGTGATGGCTTTAGGCCTGCGCAATAGCTTTATCAGAAATTTTCCGGATAAAGTTGAGCTCATCAGAGACAAGAGATTCGCGAGGCTGCTTTTCTCGTATCTTTCAAGCTTTTCAAAAAATCTCTTTAGACTCGTTCTGAAGAGTTATTTAGTACCTCGCTCGAAAGTACAAATCGTATGA
- a CDS encoding MFS transporter, translating into MSSKRGTFLFTTMGGFFNFGFSAIAFGSALPAIEKSLNLDHEKAGIILATSSVGFFSAALFTMVFGKKIGVFRSLVLSMMINTIALFFITGSRSFLLLFISYLLLNFGSGLLEIDSGVGTSIIETNNTGSILNIMHSLYALGAIFSPVVVSLFLKNESNWWIPFLLAALSNGVVLLFSTGLLFGIAEPLTEKSIDIEKDVKDPGRRDVFFWLIMLGIFLYVGYEVGFSSWLSAYIYDVKELDMRVAALFPSLLWLGLLIGRLLAGLFVEKLGYSRSMLILTVISFVSFLCLLQVDSAILTGFLVFGMGFGFSAMFPTLQASLLRSSDLDAEISVSSFTFAASLGATFSSYFVGFIGKHMGLGVGILLILFMIVAEIFVVIGIHRREKIEVEKI; encoded by the coding sequence ATGTCAAGTAAAAGGGGTACATTTTTATTTACTACAATGGGGGGATTTTTCAATTTCGGATTTTCTGCCATCGCTTTTGGAAGCGCTCTTCCAGCTATCGAGAAGAGTCTCAATTTAGACCATGAAAAGGCGGGAATAATCCTTGCCACTTCTTCGGTAGGCTTTTTTTCAGCAGCTTTATTTACGATGGTCTTTGGGAAAAAGATAGGTGTCTTCAGATCTCTTGTTCTGTCTATGATGATCAATACAATAGCACTTTTTTTCATAACAGGTTCTCGCAGTTTTCTTTTGCTTTTTATCTCATACCTTTTATTGAATTTTGGTAGCGGCTTGCTGGAAATTGATTCAGGTGTGGGAACGTCGATTATTGAAACAAACAACACAGGCTCTATCCTAAATATAATGCATTCGCTTTATGCCCTTGGTGCGATATTCTCGCCAGTGGTTGTCTCTTTGTTTTTAAAGAACGAAAGTAATTGGTGGATTCCTTTTCTTTTAGCTGCATTGAGTAATGGAGTAGTATTGCTTTTTAGCACAGGGTTACTTTTTGGGATTGCTGAACCATTAACCGAAAAGAGTATCGATATAGAGAAAGATGTCAAAGACCCTGGACGAAGAGACGTTTTTTTCTGGCTGATTATGCTAGGAATATTTCTTTACGTTGGATATGAAGTCGGTTTTTCTTCATGGTTATCAGCGTATATTTATGATGTGAAAGAGCTGGATATGCGTGTAGCCGCACTGTTCCCTTCACTACTATGGCTTGGATTATTAATTGGTAGATTGTTGGCAGGTCTTTTTGTAGAAAAGCTTGGCTACAGCAGGTCGATGCTCATCCTAACAGTTATATCTTTTGTATCCTTTTTGTGTTTGCTTCAGGTAGATTCAGCTATTTTGACAGGTTTTCTGGTCTTTGGAATGGGGTTTGGATTTTCTGCGATGTTTCCCACATTGCAAGCGAGTTTATTGAGGAGTAGTGATCTCGATGCCGAAATATCTGTGAGTTCCTTTACATTTGCGGCCTCTTTAGGAGCCACCTTTTCAAGTTATTTTGTCGGTTTTATTGGAAAGCATATGGGTCTTGGCGTGGGCATTTTGTTGATTCTATTTATGATAGTAGCCGAGATATTCGTTGTAATTGGTATACACAGGAGGGAAAAGATTGAAGTGGAAAAAATATGA
- a CDS encoding class I SAM-dependent methyltransferase, translating into MRKSWEYYDDIAGRYDYMYEEPYWVLYHMLLKRLIESHKVNGRILDLGTGTGRWAIEMALQDMEVIAVDPSEKMLSVASEKAKMNGVNIQFIKAQGEALPFDDCEFDVVLAMGDVISYSVSPERLLSEINRVLKKGGKLLATVDNGFAFLQDFISNIELKNAEEFLKRKKVLIGDSTVSRIHFYTRPFFPEELESLLKGNNFELVDMAGMVVFTPYDEMKLARNLDRVLEWEYRYCRDMRLLGRAEHIFLAAVKG; encoded by the coding sequence TTGCGAAAATCATGGGAATATTATGATGATATTGCAGGCAGGTATGATTATATGTATGAGGAGCCCTATTGGGTTCTTTATCATATGCTTTTGAAACGGCTCATCGAAAGTCACAAAGTCAATGGAAGAATTCTGGATCTGGGAACGGGTACAGGCCGCTGGGCCATCGAAATGGCTCTTCAAGATATGGAAGTTATTGCGGTTGATCCATCTGAGAAAATGTTATCAGTAGCGTCTGAAAAAGCGAAGATGAATGGAGTCAATATCCAATTCATAAAAGCACAGGGTGAAGCCCTTCCGTTCGATGATTGTGAATTTGACGTCGTTCTTGCGATGGGAGATGTTATATCTTATTCTGTTTCTCCAGAACGGCTTCTATCGGAAATTAATAGAGTTCTGAAAAAAGGTGGAAAACTGTTGGCTACAGTTGACAACGGGTTTGCATTTTTGCAGGATTTCATATCCAACATTGAATTAAAAAACGCTGAAGAATTTTTAAAGAGGAAAAAGGTGCTGATCGGTGACAGTACGGTGAGTCGTATCCACTTTTATACAAGACCGTTCTTCCCGGAAGAACTCGAATCTTTGCTGAAGGGAAACAACTTTGAGCTTGTGGACATGGCTGGCATGGTAGTTTTTACGCCTTATGATGAGATGAAACTTGCGAGAAATCTTGACAGAGTTCTGGAGTGGGAATATCGATATTGTAGGGATATGAGACTTCTTGGAAGGGCAGAGCATATATTTTTAGCTGCGGTGAAAGGATGA